One window of Paludibacter propionicigenes WB4 genomic DNA carries:
- a CDS encoding SusD/RagB family nutrient-binding outer membrane lipoprotein translates to MKKNNILIVTVSLFVLLFSSCSDFNELKKNENLAGAVPASILLNNVLYSLNDEPEGMNERWCQYYLMNYDYYGNNRYDFGGGDNYYKTLKNVKQMETEAMGNQAYIALADFLKAYYFTKMSLEMGDIPMSEALAGVSNLTPKYNTQKEVFVQAFQWLETANSLLATEISKGTTIAGDIYYGNNLSKWQKLVNTFRLRLLIHLSKKTSDTDLNVKQQFAKIIATPATYPIMTSAADDLKFTYLYPSNMYPRNPGSYGYNATRENCSDTYVGLLTKLQDPRVFITCEPAQALLSTYSATDFNVFKGANPGEDQGIMYTKNTNGQYSMINRYHFYRTYTGEPTLEISYQELCFNIAEAINRGWITTGPLGTAEDHYKAGIKTSWAFYSIPSSGAMSVYFMKQGSGISDASPYNTYSVNVDWDTYYNQSTVKYTGNDNTGLTQILQQKYLALAFHSGLESYFTYRRTGVPTFETGTGTGNNQKIPVRFQYFDSEKTANTANYKAAISQYNNNDDINGVMWILK, encoded by the coding sequence ATGAAAAAGAATAATATATTAATAGTTACCGTTTCGCTTTTTGTGCTACTGTTTTCGTCTTGCAGTGATTTCAACGAACTCAAGAAAAACGAGAATTTAGCCGGCGCTGTTCCTGCTTCGATATTGCTCAACAATGTATTATACTCGTTGAATGACGAGCCGGAGGGAATGAATGAACGGTGGTGTCAGTACTATTTGATGAATTACGACTATTATGGTAACAACCGTTACGATTTTGGTGGTGGAGATAATTACTATAAGACTCTCAAAAATGTAAAACAAATGGAGACTGAAGCAATGGGCAATCAGGCTTATATTGCACTTGCAGATTTCCTGAAAGCTTACTATTTTACAAAAATGAGTCTTGAAATGGGCGATATTCCTATGAGTGAAGCTTTGGCCGGTGTCAGTAATCTGACGCCAAAGTACAATACCCAAAAGGAAGTATTTGTTCAGGCTTTCCAATGGTTGGAAACTGCAAATTCATTACTGGCTACCGAGATATCCAAAGGAACTACAATTGCCGGAGATATTTATTATGGTAACAACCTAAGCAAATGGCAAAAACTTGTAAATACATTCCGCCTCCGTCTGCTTATTCATTTGAGCAAGAAAACGTCGGACACAGATTTGAATGTAAAACAACAATTTGCTAAAATAATAGCCACTCCAGCTACTTATCCAATTATGACGAGTGCAGCTGATGATTTAAAATTCACCTATTTGTATCCAAGCAATATGTACCCACGTAATCCGGGAAGCTATGGATACAATGCTACGCGCGAAAACTGTTCGGACACTTATGTTGGTTTACTCACTAAATTGCAAGATCCGCGTGTGTTTATAACCTGTGAGCCGGCACAAGCTTTGCTTTCTACCTATTCTGCTACTGATTTTAATGTATTTAAAGGTGCTAATCCGGGTGAAGATCAGGGTATCATGTACACAAAAAATACGAATGGACAATACTCTATGATCAACAGATATCATTTTTATAGAACCTATACAGGTGAGCCTACGTTGGAAATTAGTTATCAGGAGCTGTGTTTTAATATTGCCGAAGCTATCAACAGAGGTTGGATTACAACCGGACCATTGGGAACTGCCGAAGATCATTATAAAGCCGGCATTAAAACTTCCTGGGCATTTTACAGTATTCCTTCTTCGGGAGCAATGAGCGTGTATTTTATGAAACAAGGATCGGGAATAAGCGATGCTTCGCCTTATAATACTTACTCTGTAAATGTGGATTGGGATACGTATTATAATCAATCGACGGTAAAATATACCGGTAATGATAATACAGGGCTGACTCAGATCCTGCAGCAGAAGTATCTTGCATTGGCATTCCACTCAGGATTAGAATCTTACTTCACTTACCGTCGTACTGGAGTTCCAACCTTTGAAACAGGTACAGGTACAGGCAATAACCAGAAAATTCCTGTTCGTTTTCAGTATTTCGATAGCGAAAAAACAGCAAATACAGCAAATTATAAAGCCGCTATATCGCAGTATAACAATAACGACGATATCAACGGTGTAATGTGGATTTTGAAATAA
- a CDS encoding glycoside hydrolase family 30 protein, protein MKKYIITLAITLISTNLYINAKESIDSGSTKTAKQYTTSETGNQRLTYVGDLKFEARKQPAEAEISIFVNQNKKFQTVLGIGGALTDASAETFAKMPVEKQKAFLKAYYNPIDGIGYTLARTNINSCDFSSDSYTYVKDGDAALKTFNVSHDLKYKIPLIKQAIAAAGGKLTLYASPWSPPAWMKDNNDMLHGGKLLSKYNQSWANYFVRFIQEYEKNKIPVWGISVQNEPMAKQTWESCIFTAIEEKDFVKNFLGPTLHKSGMETKKIIVWDHNRDVMVQRANDTYADKEAAKYIWGVGFHWYEDWSGGKQQFENVQRVNEAFPDKHLIFTEGCIGNFDLSKINDWNMGEHYGESMINDFNNGTVAWTDWNILLDEQGGPNHVKNFCFAPVHYNTKTDELIFNSEFYYIGHFSKFIKPGARRISASSSKSYLITTAFQNPDGKIVVVVMNKTDKSETFLVWLNGQSIKSTLPQRSISTFFID, encoded by the coding sequence ATGAAAAAATATATAATTACTTTAGCTATTACATTAATATCCACCAATTTGTATATTAATGCTAAAGAGAGCATCGATTCGGGTTCAACAAAAACTGCCAAACAATACACTACTTCCGAGACTGGGAATCAACGATTGACATACGTTGGCGACTTAAAGTTTGAAGCTAGAAAACAACCCGCTGAAGCCGAGATCAGCATTTTTGTAAACCAGAATAAAAAGTTCCAAACTGTATTAGGAATCGGAGGAGCTCTGACCGATGCTTCTGCCGAAACATTTGCTAAAATGCCCGTTGAAAAACAAAAAGCATTTTTGAAAGCTTATTATAATCCAATTGATGGTATTGGTTATACGCTTGCCAGAACCAACATCAACAGTTGTGATTTCTCAAGCGATAGTTATACCTACGTTAAGGATGGAGATGCGGCTCTGAAAACATTCAATGTTAGTCATGACCTGAAATATAAAATTCCATTAATCAAGCAGGCAATAGCTGCAGCTGGTGGTAAACTTACATTGTATGCTAGTCCATGGAGCCCACCGGCTTGGATGAAAGACAACAATGACATGCTGCATGGTGGAAAATTACTGTCAAAATATAACCAGTCCTGGGCTAATTATTTTGTTCGGTTTATCCAGGAATATGAAAAAAATAAGATTCCGGTTTGGGGTATATCGGTACAAAACGAACCAATGGCTAAGCAAACCTGGGAATCATGTATTTTCACTGCTATTGAAGAAAAAGATTTTGTAAAAAACTTTCTGGGACCTACACTGCACAAATCCGGCATGGAAACCAAGAAAATCATCGTTTGGGATCATAATCGCGATGTGATGGTGCAACGAGCTAATGATACCTACGCTGACAAAGAAGCTGCAAAGTACATTTGGGGAGTTGGTTTTCATTGGTACGAAGACTGGAGTGGTGGCAAACAGCAGTTTGAAAATGTACAACGTGTAAACGAAGCATTCCCCGATAAACATCTCATCTTTACCGAAGGCTGTATTGGCAATTTTGATTTATCCAAAATCAATGATTGGAATATGGGAGAACATTACGGAGAGTCGATGATAAATGATTTCAATAATGGTACAGTAGCTTGGACGGATTGGAATATATTATTGGATGAACAAGGTGGACCTAATCATGTAAAGAACTTTTGCTTTGCACCGGTTCACTACAATACAAAAACCGACGAACTGATTTTTAATAGCGAATTTTATTATATTGGTCACTTTTCAAAATTCATAAAACCCGGAGCCAGAAGAATTTCGGCATCTTCCAGTAAAAGTTATCTGATTACTACCGCTTTTCAAAACCCTGATGGAAAAATTGTAGTAGTGGTAATGAATAAAACAGATAAGAGCGAAACATTTCTGGTGTGGCTGAATGGCCAGTCAATTAAATCCACCTTGCCTCAAAGATCTATTTCTACATTTTTCATTGATTAA
- a CDS encoding DUF5103 domain-containing protein has protein sequence MLSLIAGAQTAYRTQIFYPNIKTLQIGLVGEKMGLPLVKLNSSDILQISFDEMSHEAHSFSYKVLHCNADWTPSTINTNEYLNGFTTGNITDYVTSLNTTYLYTHYTFQLPNNDLNFKISGNYVVIIYEDNQADKPIAQACFSVVEPRIVVTAAIRGNTDSELSGKSQQLDFDVLLNGYPVRDPGSEIKVVVRQNNRIDNQVTDIKPTYLSGSKLSYINNGALIFEGGNEYHRFDISSVYAAGEGVDFIKYIQPHYDAFLVKDKIRTSKFYSSEKDVNGKFVINMQEGQDDNTESDYMTVHFNLPTKQPFLDGQLYLGGEFNYNLLNEAVRMKYDNDAESYTQTVLLKQGGYNYQYWFVPKGQRKGSAERVEGSYWQTNNEYTIYVYHRPWGERYDKLICVKIVDQL, from the coding sequence ATGTTGAGTCTTATTGCCGGAGCTCAAACAGCTTATCGCACACAAATATTTTATCCTAACATTAAAACATTGCAGATTGGTTTGGTTGGTGAAAAAATGGGATTGCCTCTGGTCAAGCTAAACAGTTCGGATATATTACAAATCAGTTTTGACGAGATGTCTCACGAAGCTCATTCATTCAGCTATAAAGTGCTACACTGCAATGCCGACTGGACTCCTTCAACCATCAACACCAACGAATACCTGAATGGATTTACGACCGGCAATATAACCGATTACGTCACATCGCTCAACACCACGTATTTGTACACTCACTATACCTTTCAGCTACCCAACAACGATCTGAATTTTAAAATATCCGGAAATTATGTAGTCATAATATACGAAGATAATCAGGCTGACAAGCCCATTGCTCAGGCCTGCTTTTCGGTAGTAGAACCTCGTATAGTAGTAACAGCTGCGATAAGGGGAAATACAGACTCCGAGCTTTCAGGAAAGTCGCAACAGCTGGATTTTGATGTTTTACTGAACGGCTATCCTGTGCGCGATCCGGGATCGGAAATAAAAGTTGTGGTGAGACAAAACAACCGAATTGACAATCAGGTGACAGATATAAAACCCACCTATTTATCCGGTTCAAAATTGAGCTATATCAACAACGGAGCTTTAATTTTTGAAGGAGGAAATGAGTATCATCGGTTTGATATATCGTCCGTTTACGCAGCCGGCGAAGGAGTTGATTTTATAAAATACATTCAACCGCATTACGACGCTTTCCTTGTCAAGGATAAAATCCGAACTTCAAAATTTTATTCGTCAGAGAAAGATGTAAACGGAAAGTTTGTAATCAATATGCAGGAAGGGCAAGACGATAATACCGAATCCGATTACATGACTGTGCATTTTAATTTGCCGACAAAACAACCTTTCCTCGATGGGCAACTCTATCTCGGAGGCGAATTTAATTACAATCTGCTGAATGAGGCTGTTCGAATGAAATACGACAACGATGCTGAAAGTTATACCCAGACTGTATTATTAAAGCAAGGGGGTTATAATTATCAGTATTGGTTTGTACCCAAAGGTCAGCGAAAAGGATCTGCCGAACGTGTTGAAGGCAGCTACTGGCAAACCAACAACGAATACACCATATACGTTTACCATCGCCCCTGGGGTGAGCGATACGACAAACTGATTTGCGTCAAAATTGTTGATCAATTATAA
- a CDS encoding aspartate kinase yields MKVYKFGGASVRSAEGIRNIAHIVSGVNDQLFIVVSAMGKTTNAMEVVLDYFMKANHQASLDKLTEVETYHHDIITELFAQPETGKAAIKPLFDELRQYITNGIGDDYDRWYDRLVSYGEVISTKIVSVFLAESGIDNAWLDLRQLIVTDSNYREANVRMDESQIRLQQAADFSKNRIYIGQGFIGANIKGDPTTLGREGSDYSAAVVGNLLNAESVTIWKDVPGILNADPRIFENTVHIPELTYLDAVELAYSGAQIIHPKTIKPLENKQIPLYVRPFGSPTEAGSVIKATTEKPIEVPILILRKNQVLVTIRPRNFSFVLEESLSKAFAVMNKHRLKVAMIQSSAISISVCVDNTRYLAGALDELGNDFKVTYNDGLELLTIRGLNDEIVEKNTTGRTCLLTQRTRRSGRFLMKEI; encoded by the coding sequence ATGAAAGTATATAAGTTTGGTGGCGCATCGGTGCGCTCAGCAGAAGGAATCCGCAATATAGCTCATATTGTTTCGGGAGTGAATGATCAGCTTTTCATAGTGGTTTCGGCCATGGGAAAAACCACCAATGCCATGGAGGTTGTGCTCGATTATTTTATGAAAGCCAATCATCAGGCTTCGCTGGATAAACTAACCGAAGTAGAGACCTATCACCACGATATTATTACCGAACTATTCGCCCAACCAGAAACAGGTAAAGCTGCTATCAAACCACTTTTTGATGAACTGAGGCAATATATTACCAACGGAATTGGCGACGACTATGATCGTTGGTATGACCGCCTGGTATCGTACGGTGAAGTTATCTCTACTAAAATTGTATCTGTTTTTCTTGCCGAATCCGGTATTGATAACGCCTGGCTTGATTTGCGCCAACTGATTGTAACTGACAGTAACTACCGCGAAGCCAATGTGCGCATGGACGAATCACAAATCAGATTACAACAAGCAGCCGACTTTAGTAAAAACCGTATTTATATCGGTCAGGGTTTTATCGGTGCAAATATTAAAGGTGACCCTACAACATTAGGGCGCGAAGGCTCCGATTACTCGGCAGCTGTTGTAGGCAACCTGCTCAATGCCGAAAGTGTGACTATCTGGAAAGATGTTCCCGGAATTCTGAATGCCGACCCACGCATTTTTGAAAACACAGTGCATATACCGGAGCTGACTTATCTGGATGCTGTGGAACTGGCTTACAGTGGAGCACAAATTATTCATCCAAAAACAATTAAGCCACTAGAGAACAAACAAATTCCACTTTATGTACGTCCTTTTGGCAGCCCCACAGAGGCAGGGTCGGTAATTAAAGCAACGACAGAAAAACCGATTGAAGTACCCATACTTATCTTGCGTAAAAACCAGGTGTTGGTTACCATTCGTCCGCGTAATTTCTCTTTTGTTCTTGAAGAAAGCCTGTCTAAGGCTTTTGCCGTAATGAACAAACACCGGCTCAAAGTGGCTATGATTCAAAGTTCTGCCATTAGTATCTCAGTGTGTGTAGATAACACGCGCTACCTGGCCGGAGCATTGGATGAGCTGGGAAATGATTTCAAAGTAACCTATAACGACGGATTGGAATTGCTAACTATCAGAGGTCTCAACGATGAAATTGTAGAAAAAAACACTACCGGAAGAACATGCTTACTCACACAACGTACCCGAAGAAGCGGACGGTTTTTAATGAAAGAAATCTAA
- a CDS encoding replication-associated recombination protein A, which translates to MPPLAERLRPQTLDNYIGQKHLVGENAILRKMIESGHVASFILWGPPGVGKTTLAKIIANKLDRPFYTLSAVTSGVKDVREVIEKAKANRFFSQANPILFIDEIHRFSKSQQDSLLGAVENGTVTLIGATTENPSFEVITPLLSRCQVYVLKSLEKEDLLELAGRAITTDIELKNREIVLEETESLLRFSGGDARKLLNILELVVNAEESGKVIFTNETVTERLQQNPSAYDKDGEMHYDIISAFIKSIRGSDPDAAVYWLARMVAGGEDPKFIARRLVISAAEDIGLANPNALLIANACFDALQKIGWPEGRIILAEATVYLASSPKSNSAYLAIDDALALVERTGNLPVPLHLRNSPTKLMKELNYGKAYKYSHDFPNHFVEQQFLPDELVKERIWNIQNNPAESKLGEWLKFLWKGRY; encoded by the coding sequence ATGCCTCCTTTAGCTGAACGACTTCGCCCCCAAACGCTCGATAATTATATCGGACAAAAACATTTGGTAGGAGAAAATGCCATTTTGAGAAAGATGATAGAGTCCGGTCATGTGGCATCTTTCATTTTGTGGGGACCTCCTGGTGTGGGTAAAACTACGCTGGCAAAGATTATAGCCAATAAGCTGGATCGTCCTTTTTATACCTTGAGTGCTGTAACTTCGGGTGTAAAAGATGTGCGCGAGGTAATAGAAAAAGCAAAGGCAAATCGTTTTTTTTCGCAGGCTAATCCGATTCTTTTTATTGATGAAATTCATCGTTTCAGCAAGTCTCAGCAGGACTCATTGCTTGGAGCAGTTGAGAATGGAACTGTAACACTTATTGGAGCCACAACCGAAAATCCTTCATTCGAAGTTATTACACCTTTGCTTTCGCGCTGTCAGGTGTACGTGCTAAAATCGTTGGAGAAAGAAGATTTGCTGGAATTGGCAGGGCGTGCCATAACCACAGATATTGAGTTGAAAAACCGCGAAATTGTGTTGGAAGAAACCGAATCCTTATTACGGTTCTCCGGAGGCGATGCCCGGAAATTGTTGAATATTCTTGAGCTTGTGGTAAATGCAGAAGAATCAGGAAAAGTAATTTTTACCAACGAAACTGTTACAGAACGTTTACAGCAAAACCCGTCGGCTTACGACAAGGATGGTGAAATGCACTATGATATTATTTCAGCGTTCATCAAATCTATCCGAGGTAGCGATCCCGATGCGGCTGTCTATTGGCTGGCACGCATGGTAGCGGGTGGGGAAGACCCTAAGTTTATTGCACGCAGATTGGTGATTTCTGCAGCTGAAGATATTGGATTGGCTAATCCAAATGCTTTGCTGATTGCAAATGCCTGTTTTGATGCGTTGCAGAAAATAGGATGGCCTGAAGGGCGTATTATTCTGGCAGAAGCTACAGTTTATCTTGCTTCGTCGCCTAAAAGTAATTCGGCTTATCTTGCCATTGATGATGCGTTGGCGTTGGTCGAACGAACCGGAAATTTGCCGGTTCCTTTGCATTTGCGAAATTCCCCAACGAAACTAATGAAAGAACTGAATTACGGGAAGGCATACAAATATTCTCACGATTTCCCGAATCATTTTGTAGAACAACAGTTTTTACCGGATGAACTGGTAAAGGAGCGTATCTGGAATATCCAGAATAATCCCGCTGAAAGCAAGCTCGGGGAATGGTTGAAATTTTTGTGGAAAGGGAGGTATTGA
- a CDS encoding glycoside hydrolase family 30 protein: MFSKQLPSLHSFLIFSVVSALAIVSSCATGNEIVQNKPEEPKSINSDVSYWLTESSSMSYLKKQTKALNFAATSNVNPTITVDSLTKYQTMDGFGFAMTGGSAFLINKLGATDKTNLIKELFSNDSTAIGISYLRVSLGASDLSSSVFSYDDIDPSDVDNDLQHFSLKPDSADLIPVLKSALAINPNIKILASPWSAPAWMKTNKRAKGGSLKQEFFGVYARYFVKYIQAMKAQGIPIDAITIQNEPLNPDNNPSMYMTALDQALFVKNYLGPEFAKNSITTKIILYDHNCDMYSYPITVLDDPDARKYSDGSAFHLYGGNIISLTTVHNAYPEKNVYFTEQWVGAPSNFVEDLKWHVKNLVIGAPRNWSKNVIEWNLASDPNYYPHTDGGCGTCLGALTIGNSVTRNVAYYIIGHASKFVPAGSVRIESSVVTNLPNVAYLTPTGKKVLIVLNESNASQTFNIQFKNKIASTVLGASAVATYVW, translated from the coding sequence ATGTTTAGTAAACAACTTCCTTCGCTGCATTCTTTCTTAATATTCTCAGTTGTATCAGCATTGGCAATAGTGTCAAGCTGTGCAACCGGGAATGAAATAGTGCAAAACAAACCCGAAGAGCCTAAAAGTATAAATTCGGATGTATCCTATTGGTTGACGGAATCCAGCTCAATGAGCTATTTAAAGAAACAAACAAAAGCTTTAAATTTCGCAGCCACATCCAATGTGAATCCAACAATAACTGTGGACTCGCTAACAAAATATCAAACTATGGACGGGTTTGGATTTGCTATGACTGGCGGAAGTGCCTTTTTGATTAACAAACTGGGCGCTACTGACAAAACTAATTTGATAAAAGAACTTTTCTCGAACGACAGTACGGCTATTGGTATCAGCTATCTACGGGTAAGCCTCGGCGCATCCGATTTAAGTTCCTCCGTATTTTCGTATGACGACATTGATCCATCGGATGTCGACAACGATTTGCAACATTTCAGCCTAAAACCCGATTCAGCCGATTTGATTCCAGTATTAAAATCCGCATTGGCCATCAATCCGAACATCAAAATTCTGGCTTCACCCTGGTCGGCTCCTGCATGGATGAAAACAAACAAAAGAGCAAAAGGCGGTAGTCTGAAACAAGAATTTTTCGGAGTGTATGCCCGCTATTTCGTAAAATACATTCAGGCCATGAAGGCACAGGGAATTCCTATCGATGCCATCACTATTCAAAATGAACCGTTGAATCCGGATAATAATCCGAGCATGTACATGACGGCGCTTGATCAGGCATTGTTTGTCAAAAACTATCTGGGACCGGAGTTTGCTAAAAACAGTATCACCACAAAAATTATTTTGTACGATCATAACTGCGATATGTACAGCTATCCGATAACGGTGCTTGACGATCCGGATGCACGTAAATACAGCGACGGATCAGCTTTTCACCTTTATGGTGGGAATATAATTTCGCTTACAACGGTTCACAATGCGTACCCCGAAAAGAATGTGTATTTTACCGAACAATGGGTAGGTGCACCGAGCAATTTTGTGGAAGATTTAAAATGGCACGTAAAAAACCTTGTTATTGGTGCCCCGCGTAACTGGAGTAAGAATGTGATTGAATGGAATCTGGCTTCCGACCCTAACTACTATCCTCATACCGATGGTGGTTGTGGAACGTGCCTAGGAGCATTGACTATCGGCAACAGCGTAACACGTAACGTAGCTTATTACATTATTGGGCATGCATCTAAGTTTGTCCCTGCCGGATCGGTACGTATTGAATCGAGTGTAGTAACAAATTTACCAAATGTAGCTTACCTCACTCCTACCGGCAAGAAAGTGCTGATAGTGCTCAACGAAAGCAACGCATCGCAAACTTTCAATATTCAGTTTAAAAACAAAATTGCAAGCACTGTTTTGGGTGCAAGTGCAGTTGCAACCTACGTTTGGTAA
- a CDS encoding sulfatase-like hydrolase/transferase has product MKKILLQFLILSMSISLTAGTKTKTQNIILVTIDGLRWQELFNGADSSFLHNKQLVENTGKYEKRYWNDNLAERRKMLLPFIWGTVAEQGQIYGNRTKGCFVNVKNPYWFSYPGYNEILTGFADERVNSNEFGPNPNVGVFEMMNKSAEFNGRIAAFSSWDAFNDILNEKRSGLLVNAAFDNMDGLKSGSKLELLNEMQTELPDVFDGVRLDGVTFNLGFEYLKEKSPRILYLAFDETDDFAHGGRYNDYLNSAHYTDDFLRKLWDWVQHNPAYKDKTTLLVTCDHGRGEGPKGWKDHGSNTANSSQTWFIAMGPDTPAKGEITSGQYYNNQYAKTIAALLGFDYKTENPVGSAIDMVLGKKAGEK; this is encoded by the coding sequence ATGAAAAAAATATTATTACAATTTCTTATTTTATCAATGAGTATTTCACTCACAGCCGGAACAAAAACCAAAACTCAAAACATCATTTTAGTTACAATTGATGGCCTTAGATGGCAAGAGCTTTTCAATGGTGCCGATTCATCATTCCTTCATAATAAACAGTTAGTAGAAAATACCGGAAAATACGAGAAAAGATACTGGAACGACAACCTTGCTGAACGACGCAAAATGTTGTTGCCATTTATTTGGGGAACGGTAGCCGAACAAGGTCAGATTTACGGTAACCGCACTAAGGGTTGTTTCGTGAATGTAAAGAATCCGTATTGGTTCTCGTATCCGGGATATAATGAAATCCTTACCGGTTTTGCCGATGAGCGTGTCAATTCAAATGAATTTGGTCCAAATCCCAATGTTGGAGTATTTGAAATGATGAACAAATCAGCAGAATTCAATGGACGCATAGCTGCATTCAGTTCATGGGATGCATTTAACGACATCCTCAACGAAAAGAGAAGTGGTCTTTTGGTGAACGCTGCATTTGACAATATGGACGGATTAAAAAGCGGCAGCAAGCTGGAACTTCTGAATGAGATGCAAACAGAACTGCCCGATGTATTTGACGGTGTAAGGCTGGATGGGGTAACATTCAATTTGGGCTTTGAGTATTTGAAAGAGAAAAGTCCTCGTATTCTTTATCTGGCTTTCGACGAAACCGATGATTTTGCTCACGGTGGAAGATACAACGATTACCTTAATTCTGCTCATTACACCGACGACTTTCTGAGAAAATTATGGGATTGGGTGCAACACAATCCTGCTTACAAGGATAAGACAACCTTACTTGTTACGTGCGATCATGGACGTGGTGAAGGTCCTAAAGGATGGAAGGATCACGGAAGCAACACAGCCAATTCAAGCCAAACATGGTTTATAGCTATGGGTCCGGATACTCCTGCCAAGGGTGAGATTACCAGTGGGCAATACTATAATAATCAGTATGCGAAAACTATAGCAGCCTTGCTCGGTTTTGATTATAAAACTGAAAATCCTGTTGGATCAGCCATAGATATGGTTTTGGGAAAGAAAGCAGGTGAGAAATAA
- a CDS encoding family 16 glycosylhydrolase, translating to MKKALSLISLVLLISSCSGSNSPENEITSKLAVTNVIHERSSTTTTTYRFTINVTPTCSKPITVDYKTVDATAVAGKDYTALTGKLTIPANTLSAYVDVTVLKDSLRQEDQTFTFELSNPTNASISGTGKAIGTIQNYGTYLPIDGTGYTGATNYPGMTLAWSDEFTANYINSSNWSYDIGGSGWGNNELEYYTNSNKNAYTTGGYLVIEARKETMGTNNYTSARMISKDKKTFTYGRIDFRAKLPKGQGIWPALWMLGNNIGTTSWPACGEIDIMELLGHEPQKTYGTIHWGAAGGASTHIGGNYSLPSLTFNDKFHLFSLKWEADKMTFLIDDVVYFTANKSQVNGDYPFDKPFFFIMNVAVGGNWPGNPDANTVFPQRMIVDYVRVFQ from the coding sequence ATGAAAAAAGCACTTTCTCTTATCAGTTTGGTTCTTCTTATCAGCTCGTGTAGCGGCTCAAACTCTCCCGAAAATGAAATAACTTCAAAACTAGCAGTAACGAATGTTATTCACGAAAGAAGCAGTACGACGACTACGACTTATCGATTCACCATAAACGTCACCCCTACCTGCTCAAAACCCATTACGGTCGACTATAAAACCGTTGATGCAACAGCTGTAGCAGGTAAAGACTATACGGCACTAACCGGTAAGCTCACCATTCCTGCCAATACTTTAAGTGCTTATGTAGATGTTACTGTACTAAAAGATAGCCTTCGACAGGAAGATCAAACTTTTACGTTCGAACTGAGTAATCCTACCAACGCTTCTATTTCCGGCACAGGAAAAGCTATCGGAACAATTCAGAACTACGGAACCTATTTACCGATTGATGGCACAGGCTATACAGGTGCAACAAATTACCCCGGAATGACACTCGCCTGGAGCGATGAGTTTACGGCTAACTATATCAACTCTAGTAACTGGTCGTACGATATCGGTGGTTCGGGCTGGGGAAATAATGAATTGGAATACTACACCAATTCCAACAAAAATGCCTACACAACAGGCGGATATTTAGTGATCGAAGCCCGCAAAGAAACTATGGGTACCAACAACTACACATCGGCCAGAATGATCTCAAAAGATAAGAAAACATTCACCTACGGACGAATTGATTTCAGAGCCAAATTACCAAAAGGACAAGGCATTTGGCCGGCATTGTGGATGCTCGGCAATAACATTGGCACAACATCATGGCCCGCATGCGGCGAAATTGACATAATGGAACTACTGGGACATGAACCACAAAAAACATACGGCACCATTCACTGGGGTGCTGCAGGCGGAGCAAGTACACATATCGGTGGCAACTACTCTTTACCTTCACTGACTTTCAACGATAAATTTCACCTATTCAGTCTTAAATGGGAGGCAGATAAAATGACCTTTCTGATAGACGATGTGGTGTATTTCACCGCTAATAAATCACAGGTTAATGGTGATTATCCGTTTGATAAACCATTCTTCTTTATCATGAATGTGGCTGTTGGTGGTAATTGGCCGGGCAATCCGGATGCAAATACAGTATTTCCGCAACGAATGATAGTGGATTACGTACGGGTTTTTCAATAA